In Thamnophis elegans isolate rThaEle1 chromosome 4, rThaEle1.pri, whole genome shotgun sequence, the following proteins share a genomic window:
- the OPRM1 gene encoding LOW QUALITY PROTEIN: mu-type opioid receptor (The sequence of the model RefSeq protein was modified relative to this genomic sequence to represent the inferred CDS: inserted 2 bases in 1 codon) has translation MALYSVVCVVGLFGNFLVMYVIIRYTKMKTATNIYIFNLALADALATSTLPFQSVNYLLGTWPFGTTICKIVISIDYYNMFTSIFTLCTMSVDRYIAVCHPVKALDLRTPRNAKIVNVCNWIISSAIGIPVMVMATTKESNGSIDCTLKFSHPAWYWENLLKICVFIFAFIMPILIITVCYGLMILRLKSVRMLSGSKEKDRNLRRITRMVLVVVAVFIVCWTPIHIYVIIKALIHIPETTFQTISWHFCIALGYTNSCLNPILYAFLDENFKRCFREFCIPTTSTIEQQNSTRIRXHTRDHASSAHTMDRTNQQV, from the exons ATGGCCCTCTATTCCGTCGTATGTGTAGTGGGGCTCTTTGGGAACTTCTTGGTCATGTATGTCATCATCAG atatacCAAAATGAAGACTGCCACCAACATTTATATTTTCAACCTTGCCTTGGCCGATGCCTTAGCAACAAGTACGCTGCCATTTCAGAGTGTGAATTATCTTCTGGGAACATGGCCATTTGGTACCACTATTTGTAAGATTGTAATATCCATAGATTATTATAACATGTTCACAAGTATTTTCACCCTCTGCACCATGAGTGTGGATCGCTACATTGCAGTTTGCCACCCGGTCAAGGCTTTGGATTTACGCACCCCTCGAAATGCCAAGATTGTCAATGTCTGTAACTGGATTATTTCTTCAGCAATtggtataccagtgatggtgatgGCAACAACCAAAGAGAGCAATG GATCCATTGATTGTACACTTAAGTTCTCGCATCCAGCCTGGTATTGGGAGAACCTACTGAAAATCTGTGTTTTCATCTTTGCCTTCATCATGCCCATCTTAATCATAACGGTCTGCTATGGATTGATGATTTTACGTCTGAAGAGCGTCCGAATGCTCTCCGGCTCCAAGGAAAAGGACAGAAATCTTCGGAGGATCACCAGGATGGTCCTTGTGGTTGTGGCTGTTTTCATTGTCTGCTGGACTCCAATCCATATTTACGTCATCATCAAAGCCTTAATCCACATTCCAGAAACTACTTTCCAAACCATCTCCTGGCACTTCTGCATTGCATTAGGCTACACAAATAGTTGTCTCAATCCCATCCTTTATGCCTTCCTAGATGAAAACTTCAAAAGATGCTTCAGAGAATTCTGTATCCCAACCACTTCAACCATCGAACAGCAAAACTCCACCCGCATCCG CCACACCCGTGATCATGCCTCCAGCGCCCATACAATGGATAGGACTAACCAGCAAGTATGA